One segment of Pseudomonas sp. FP2196 DNA contains the following:
- a CDS encoding reverse transcriptase domain-containing protein, producing MSIIDKRYERLGPSLALLSDEAVLAQAWKKTDAYIRRHNWYADILALEEVSLSLPKTLKKWQLQISSEDHSSTSDLRLVQAPKNGAWHFPSKADGGGWEFKPIDQKDGAAKNHPELRPLAHVSIREQVMTSAVMLCLADAVETSQGNTDPSSYISTAQARQQVCSYGNRLFCDWIKESSSKQHARFRWGNATVYSQFFTDYERFLERPAEVCREALPSLQDERLYVVKLDLAKFYDCIDQAAVVKRASVLYRRYAEEFSIPYSIDEAKPFWSAVRKIVQWQWSDTDRKKNNDLKLGLPQGLVASGFLANAYMHKFDKLMMRKVRVGTEKRINNIRTPFRLLDYCRYVDDMRLVIAIPNEIAQELSLDTLAGEMSEYVNIILGHCYINNKLNTKREKSEAVAWEDFAVQGSTSRFMRGVNGQISTAPDPATLLQATGSLDHLLWLADAINDSSDVDENPLALARISLPQADVRDDTVKRFAANRLRQVLRMRRSMADPELPAEDALTNVDVSERQALDHEMETIARKLIACWSRNPALTSVLRCGLDIFPSSELLNPVLQALKLKLKLKTPTPEKAVAIFVLSDLFRAGAVETGLHRPESYPESADIYGYRRTLLQAALETVGDKSLPWYLHQQAALFLAVMQHPTTLLPGRQLASYRALHDALRLVPPPTTKTHATLTAGLLAMRISGKRDTFVIWLGNWLQSLPTKTANALIDDIAMIEPAVLSEMHDGWKNNESAKWLEHLDSYCTFGPAQEASERLHDWPSGKRSLYSVVSHPENPFVQENALLKLGAELLKAEHSSWLDQDGLCLNSLSVECSDWSKIQHPDIKLILTVKSPSKVAHPWNLTPSWCLEEMAWAYRLGRLLRSAIIGEDDFTTRFYPQREEVFDRYRGLQSSWYKRRMGLMPLSGGLGEEPTPISPWLNELVMRLLQWPGLEIKRSEGDAFSDMRRPGDLLRLFKERLATQSRIYGRQSNLPGYLLPVDRSTGTNLREFKVALVQTLLPRDTDFSNADPLMWTTAYRSRHRAHLAAMCRLLGQQLTASRYANRKASLQKKNQLDLIVFPELAIHPDDMWLLERLSDSTGAIIFAGQTFVEHPYLKKPINRAVWLLRQESVTGRQIIRAYQGKQHGIPWELSAGVEGHRPYQVIVELTDKSGDKANITGAVCYDATDLKLAADMRDISDGFVIAALNKDIGTFDTMTTALQFHMYQPIMLANTGQFGGSNAQAPYKAHHERQIAHVHGNNQAVISIFEVDLTAFKNTKKASIPTEKKGAPAGYMGRL from the coding sequence ATGAGTATTATTGATAAACGTTACGAGCGTTTGGGACCTTCTCTTGCGTTGCTGTCCGATGAGGCAGTGCTGGCTCAAGCATGGAAGAAGACTGATGCCTACATTCGTCGACATAACTGGTATGCAGACATTTTGGCCTTGGAGGAGGTATCACTATCTCTGCCGAAGACCCTAAAAAAATGGCAACTGCAGATATCCAGCGAAGATCACAGTTCCACATCTGATCTTCGCTTGGTACAAGCACCAAAAAATGGAGCGTGGCACTTCCCGTCCAAAGCTGATGGAGGGGGATGGGAATTCAAACCTATCGATCAGAAGGACGGGGCGGCGAAAAACCACCCTGAATTGCGCCCACTTGCTCATGTATCCATTCGCGAACAGGTTATGACGTCTGCTGTCATGCTTTGTCTGGCAGATGCAGTAGAAACGTCACAAGGCAATACTGATCCATCGAGTTACATCAGTACAGCGCAAGCAAGGCAGCAAGTGTGCAGCTACGGCAATCGGCTATTCTGTGATTGGATAAAAGAGTCCAGCAGCAAGCAACATGCGCGTTTTCGATGGGGCAATGCAACCGTTTACTCACAGTTTTTTACCGACTATGAACGCTTTTTAGAACGCCCTGCGGAAGTTTGCCGAGAAGCGCTACCAAGTTTGCAAGACGAACGCCTATATGTAGTGAAACTCGACCTTGCCAAGTTCTATGACTGCATTGATCAAGCCGCCGTTGTAAAGCGCGCAAGTGTGCTTTACCGGCGTTATGCCGAAGAGTTTTCCATCCCTTACTCCATTGACGAGGCCAAGCCCTTCTGGAGCGCCGTAAGAAAAATAGTACAGTGGCAGTGGAGCGATACTGATAGGAAGAAGAACAATGATCTTAAGCTTGGTTTGCCCCAAGGGTTGGTAGCGAGCGGCTTCTTGGCGAATGCCTATATGCACAAATTCGATAAGCTGATGATGAGGAAAGTACGTGTAGGCACTGAAAAACGCATAAATAATATTCGAACGCCTTTCAGACTCCTAGACTATTGCCGTTATGTGGACGATATGCGGCTTGTAATCGCCATACCAAACGAAATCGCGCAGGAGTTATCGCTTGACACTCTCGCAGGAGAGATGAGCGAATATGTAAATATTATCTTGGGACACTGTTACATAAACAACAAACTGAATACTAAGAGAGAAAAATCGGAAGCCGTAGCTTGGGAAGACTTTGCGGTTCAGGGAAGTACATCTCGTTTTATGCGAGGCGTAAATGGGCAAATAAGCACTGCGCCTGATCCTGCCACTTTACTGCAAGCCACAGGAAGCCTAGATCATTTACTTTGGTTAGCAGACGCTATTAACGATTCCAGCGATGTCGACGAAAACCCTCTGGCACTGGCACGTATTTCGCTGCCTCAAGCAGATGTGCGAGACGACACCGTTAAACGATTTGCAGCTAACCGACTGCGCCAAGTTCTGCGTATGCGTCGCAGCATGGCAGATCCTGAGTTACCTGCTGAGGATGCGCTGACCAATGTAGATGTCAGTGAGCGGCAAGCGCTTGATCATGAAATGGAAACGATAGCTCGGAAGCTAATCGCATGCTGGTCGCGCAATCCAGCTCTAACCAGTGTACTGCGCTGCGGGCTCGATATATTCCCTTCATCAGAACTACTAAACCCTGTTCTCCAAGCTTTAAAACTTAAGTTAAAACTCAAGACGCCAACACCAGAGAAAGCCGTCGCCATATTTGTACTTTCAGATCTCTTTCGAGCTGGAGCGGTAGAAACGGGTTTGCATCGCCCAGAAAGCTATCCTGAGTCGGCCGATATCTACGGATACCGAAGAACATTGCTGCAGGCGGCCTTGGAGACGGTTGGAGATAAGAGCCTCCCTTGGTACCTTCACCAACAAGCGGCGCTGTTTCTTGCCGTCATGCAGCATCCGACGACCCTGCTGCCAGGGCGTCAATTGGCATCCTATCGCGCTCTTCATGATGCTCTGCGTCTAGTTCCTCCCCCTACTACTAAAACGCATGCAACCCTGACTGCTGGCTTACTTGCGATGCGAATTAGCGGGAAACGCGACACGTTTGTTATATGGCTGGGAAATTGGTTGCAGAGCCTACCGACCAAAACGGCCAATGCGTTGATTGATGACATCGCGATGATTGAACCAGCAGTGTTAAGCGAAATGCACGATGGGTGGAAAAACAATGAGAGCGCGAAATGGTTGGAGCATTTGGACAGCTATTGCACGTTCGGCCCCGCTCAGGAAGCATCGGAGCGACTGCATGATTGGCCAAGCGGTAAACGTTCTCTGTATTCAGTCGTTAGCCATCCTGAGAACCCGTTTGTTCAGGAAAATGCATTACTAAAGCTAGGAGCAGAGCTCCTGAAGGCAGAACATTCCAGTTGGCTGGATCAAGACGGACTGTGTTTGAATTCGCTATCGGTCGAGTGTAGTGATTGGAGCAAGATTCAGCATCCGGATATTAAACTGATTCTGACTGTAAAATCGCCGAGCAAGGTCGCACACCCATGGAATTTAACGCCTTCTTGGTGCTTAGAAGAAATGGCATGGGCCTATCGCTTAGGCCGACTCTTGCGCTCCGCCATCATTGGAGAAGATGATTTTACTACAAGGTTTTACCCTCAACGCGAGGAAGTATTTGACCGTTATCGCGGCCTTCAAAGTAGTTGGTACAAGCGTCGTATGGGCCTGATGCCGCTTAGTGGCGGTTTAGGTGAAGAACCAACTCCCATATCGCCGTGGCTAAATGAATTGGTGATGCGTCTTTTGCAGTGGCCTGGTCTTGAGATCAAGCGAAGTGAAGGCGATGCATTCTCCGACATGCGTCGACCGGGAGATTTACTCAGGCTTTTTAAAGAGCGTTTAGCTACGCAAAGCCGCATATACGGCAGACAGTCCAATCTTCCAGGATACCTGTTGCCAGTAGACCGCTCTACAGGCACCAACTTGCGAGAATTCAAAGTTGCACTGGTACAAACACTGCTGCCCCGTGACACTGACTTCTCTAACGCCGACCCTTTGATGTGGACCACGGCTTACAGATCCAGGCATCGAGCACACCTCGCTGCTATGTGCCGACTGCTAGGACAACAACTCACTGCAAGTCGTTATGCGAATCGCAAGGCTTCCCTGCAGAAGAAAAACCAATTGGATCTGATTGTCTTTCCTGAACTAGCTATTCATCCCGATGACATGTGGCTACTTGAACGGCTTTCAGATAGCACCGGAGCAATAATTTTTGCAGGCCAGACCTTTGTAGAGCATCCCTACCTGAAAAAGCCAATTAACCGTGCTGTGTGGCTTCTACGTCAGGAAAGCGTGACAGGCAGACAAATCATCCGGGCCTATCAGGGCAAACAGCACGGTATTCCATGGGAGCTATCAGCCGGCGTTGAGGGCCATCGTCCATATCAGGTAATAGTGGAGCTTACGGATAAATCAGGTGACAAAGCGAATATCACGGGAGCGGTTTGCTATGACGCTACCGACCTCAAACTTGCTGCGGATATGCGCGACATCAGTGATGGCTTTGTTATCGCAGCCTTGAACAAAGACATTGGCACCTTCGATACCATGACGACAGCTCTGCAATTTCATATGTATCAGCCAATTATGCTCGCGAACACCGGCCAATTTGGCGGCTCCAATGCCCAGGCTCCCTACAAGGCACATCATGAAAGACAGATTGCACACGTACACGGCAACAATCAGGCAGTTATTAGTATCTTCGAGGTAGATTTGACTGCGTTTAAAAATACCAAGAAAGCTAGCATCCCAACCGAGAAAAAAGGCGCGCCAGCTGGTTACATGGGACGATTATAG
- a CDS encoding restriction endonuclease has product MSVPTYDQFIEPILRFLASKSEGVPARDAHEAAAKTMQLTEAQREEQLASGQFTYKNRSGWAHDRLKRAGLSSSAKRGYWKLTDAGAQYAKEHAFPLSAKDVEHLAIGYMNVKLKVAPDAEPLDDQPNVEPDLASATESPDDRLERALKELRDATAADLLDNLLQVSPNRFEVIVLDVLHRLGYGASRNDLQRVGGSGDAGIDGIISLDKLGLEKVYVQAKRWQNTVGRPELQAFYGALAGQKAKRGVFITTSGFTAHAVDFAKSVDGIVLVDGTRLVHLMMDHEVGVTSRLLRLPTLDRDYFDEE; this is encoded by the coding sequence ATGTCTGTTCCAACCTACGATCAGTTCATCGAACCGATCCTGCGGTTTCTCGCCTCCAAATCTGAAGGTGTACCCGCACGGGACGCCCACGAAGCCGCAGCAAAAACGATGCAACTGACCGAGGCACAGCGTGAAGAACAGCTCGCGAGTGGGCAGTTCACCTACAAGAACCGATCAGGCTGGGCGCACGATCGTCTCAAGCGTGCCGGTCTTTCGAGCAGTGCCAAACGCGGGTATTGGAAATTGACCGATGCAGGCGCGCAGTACGCCAAGGAGCATGCATTTCCACTGTCGGCCAAGGACGTGGAGCATTTAGCAATCGGCTACATGAATGTGAAGCTGAAAGTCGCGCCTGATGCCGAGCCACTGGATGACCAACCAAATGTGGAGCCAGATCTGGCCTCTGCCACAGAAAGCCCGGACGACCGACTTGAGCGAGCGCTAAAAGAATTGCGCGATGCCACGGCGGCCGACCTTTTGGATAACTTGCTGCAAGTCAGCCCCAACCGCTTCGAAGTGATCGTGCTGGATGTGCTTCATCGCCTGGGTTACGGCGCCAGTCGCAATGATCTGCAACGTGTCGGCGGTTCCGGTGATGCCGGCATCGACGGCATTATCTCGCTCGATAAATTGGGGCTGGAGAAGGTTTACGTTCAGGCCAAGCGTTGGCAGAACACGGTTGGCCGCCCTGAACTGCAGGCGTTCTACGGAGCGCTCGCGGGGCAAAAAGCCAAGCGCGGCGTTTTCATCACTACGTCCGGCTTCACAGCGCACGCTGTCGACTTCGCCAAATCGGTGGACGGGATTGTGTTGGTAGACGGCACGCGGCTGGTGCATCTGATGATGGATCATGAGGTGGGCGTGACATCGCGTTTGTTGCGGTTGCCGACGCTGGATCGCGATTACTTTGATGAGGAATGA
- a CDS encoding DarT ssDNA thymidine ADP-ribosyltransferase family protein, producing MSDVKSIKDQKLLYHLTSVENLDGIFKEGLKPRAGLSGFKDVADVDILKKRQVLQLDHYVPFHWFAKNPFDGSVQRSRPDTQFVLISVYRSIAKQNGWKVIPRHPLAGDSIQLLEYEKGFEAIEWDVMSSREYLDPHCKSICMAECLAPGVVKPEIFFNIFTPSEEVEALCLAKLKAADVNVQTSVNQRMFY from the coding sequence ATGTCGGACGTTAAAAGCATCAAGGATCAGAAGCTTCTTTACCACCTCACTTCGGTTGAAAACCTGGATGGCATTTTCAAGGAAGGCCTTAAACCTCGTGCAGGTCTCTCTGGTTTCAAAGATGTCGCGGATGTGGACATCCTGAAAAAACGACAAGTTCTGCAGCTTGATCATTACGTCCCCTTCCACTGGTTTGCGAAAAACCCATTTGACGGAAGCGTCCAGCGTAGCAGGCCTGACACCCAGTTTGTGCTGATTTCTGTTTACAGATCTATTGCCAAGCAAAACGGCTGGAAAGTCATTCCCCGACACCCTTTAGCAGGCGACTCGATACAGCTACTCGAATATGAAAAAGGTTTCGAAGCCATCGAGTGGGATGTCATGAGCAGTCGGGAATATCTTGATCCACATTGCAAAAGCATCTGCATGGCCGAATGTCTCGCGCCAGGGGTTGTTAAACCTGAAATTTTCTTCAACATCTTCACTCCAAGCGAGGAAGTCGAAGCACTTTGCTTGGCTAAGTTGAAGGCAGCCGATGTTAATGTGCAAACCAGTGTGAACCAGAGAATGTTTTATTAA
- a CDS encoding DUF4433 domain-containing protein, whose translation MNYTSLNPEKALIWRIVHRDNLPWILDNGLHCANSEAQAPQYVNIGNVDLIDKRRSRQVPIAPEGVLADYVPFYFTPFSVMMQNIHSGWSVQQRSNDEIVILVSSLYRVEELGLPFVFTNAHAYPSWTNYYSDLANLDQIDWSILQRRDFKRDPDDPRKMERYQAEALVHHHLPITGLLGIMCHTDAMKARIEADVAARGLTLTVHARPKWYFQ comes from the coding sequence ATGAACTACACCAGCCTGAATCCAGAGAAAGCGCTGATTTGGCGTATCGTCCATCGCGATAACCTGCCCTGGATTCTGGACAACGGTCTGCATTGCGCAAACTCGGAAGCACAGGCACCTCAGTACGTGAATATCGGTAACGTCGACTTGATCGACAAGCGTCGTTCCCGTCAGGTGCCTATCGCACCCGAAGGTGTTTTGGCCGACTACGTGCCCTTCTATTTCACGCCCTTCTCGGTGATGATGCAGAACATTCACTCTGGGTGGAGTGTTCAGCAGCGCAGCAATGACGAGATCGTGATTCTGGTCTCAAGCCTGTATCGCGTTGAAGAGCTCGGCCTACCGTTTGTCTTCACAAACGCGCACGCCTATCCGAGTTGGACAAACTATTACAGCGATCTGGCGAATCTCGACCAGATCGATTGGTCTATCCTTCAACGGCGCGACTTCAAGCGCGATCCTGATGATCCTCGCAAAATGGAGCGTTATCAGGCTGAGGCGCTGGTCCACCATCACCTACCGATTACGGGGCTACTGGGCATCATGTGCCACACCGATGCAATGAAAGCACGCATAGAAGCAGACGTCGCCGCTAGAGGCCTGACGCTGACTGTCCATGCGCGCCCCAAATGGTATTTCCAATGA
- a CDS encoding macro domain-containing protein has translation MIRFTQGNLLEAKTEALVNTVNTVGVMGKGIALMFKERFAQNYRLYAAACKAKEVETGKMHVTATNELDGPRWIVNFPTKRHWRSPSQMAWITEGLHDLRRFLLENDVKSVAVPPLGAGNGGLKWPEVREQIVEVLGDLDADVLVFEPSNQYLNVAKRSGVEKLTPARALIAELVRRYWVLGMECSLLEIQKLAWFLERAIEQLPGTENPLNLKFVAHKYGPYANRLEHLLDNLDGSYLHCDKRISDAGISDVIWFDQERKAFLQTYLKTEAKEYSQALERTAQLIDGFESPFGMELLATVDWLLSQEGVSATVPAVRDALKQWDGGTGAAARKSKLFDDQALEIALKRLTSSSFRPELAA, from the coding sequence ATGATCAGATTCACCCAAGGCAACCTGCTGGAAGCCAAAACCGAAGCCCTCGTCAACACGGTGAATACCGTGGGCGTGATGGGCAAGGGCATCGCATTGATGTTCAAAGAACGCTTCGCGCAGAATTACCGTCTCTATGCAGCAGCGTGTAAGGCGAAGGAAGTAGAAACCGGCAAGATGCACGTGACGGCCACCAATGAACTCGATGGCCCTCGCTGGATCGTGAACTTCCCAACCAAACGCCATTGGCGTTCTCCGTCGCAAATGGCGTGGATAACTGAAGGCTTGCATGATCTACGTAGGTTTCTGCTAGAGAACGACGTGAAATCTGTCGCCGTCCCGCCTCTGGGTGCTGGTAACGGCGGTTTGAAGTGGCCTGAAGTCCGTGAGCAAATTGTCGAAGTGTTGGGTGACCTGGACGCAGATGTCTTGGTATTCGAGCCCTCGAATCAGTATCTGAACGTCGCCAAACGTTCGGGCGTAGAAAAGCTCACGCCAGCCCGCGCTCTTATCGCCGAACTGGTTCGTCGCTACTGGGTTTTAGGCATGGAGTGCAGTCTGCTGGAGATCCAGAAGCTGGCCTGGTTTCTCGAACGTGCTATCGAGCAATTGCCGGGTACCGAGAACCCTCTGAACCTGAAGTTCGTTGCACATAAATATGGCCCATACGCCAACCGCCTGGAACACCTGCTTGATAACCTTGATGGCAGCTATCTGCATTGTGACAAGCGCATCAGCGACGCTGGCATTAGTGACGTGATCTGGTTTGATCAAGAGCGCAAAGCGTTTTTGCAGACGTATCTCAAGACCGAGGCCAAGGAATACTCGCAAGCCTTGGAGCGCACGGCCCAATTGATTGACGGTTTTGAATCGCCATTCGGTATGGAGCTATTGGCCACGGTTGATTGGCTGTTGAGCCAGGAAGGGGTATCTGCGACTGTTCCTGCCGTGCGCGATGCATTAAAGCAGTGGGACGGTGGCACCGGAGCTGCGGCTCGCAAGAGCAAACTGTTCGATGATCAAGCTCTTGAAATTGCGCTCAAGCGCCTGACCTCCAGCAGTTTCCGACCTGAATTAGCGGCCTGA